A stretch of Apis cerana isolate GH-2021 linkage group LG1, AcerK_1.0, whole genome shotgun sequence DNA encodes these proteins:
- the LOC108002108 gene encoding patronin isoform X27 translates to MWSAISRLFVKGKTEESALSTENHTCDGVPDTVVHVFDAMDRNAGDDRRKGPAGEQHHGGAEFEHFSDAYDSRQAKQRASVKWLLSKAYNNRVPENLREPYYVDNENQEHLKPQIVHALSNAELYCLALANIYSDPNYHNQNHCGILQALARKGVYLAEPNNTQLTETILIQNSPLKMSAHMAVIEGLMVLYAKEVVTGDRVVSAIRRFDPQAEVEVPGDHEKGLLLWISHASHALIAKIQTEEGAGDKTRLPELPAAKDFQSLCDGVGLAAVVAFYCPGELNWMDIRVSKRPSVADALHNLSLVHAFCNRCLPYSIFHMQPEDVTYMRGSMKQNLVVFLADMYNVLEIHPAKCVRYPGEERAMQFLDVAKASSSSSVKKSQSLQQTAENYSHDDRRAGSEESFVVHRGKGIPTLSSVADEKSVTRADAAGRPSNWEEQRRSSYAGRRSRRNSVSDDSQLTIENFGGSQDNLHNFGRNPDKEVGAHIGKRSTTEPTLPARSSVQDVYGSGVQHILSDNGYDKEEPPRLRRQTSNSSLDNVALKQILHSSENVNSEGDTSKLASFANLSRQSSEKGINLTYTEQDRDDNKSTLSGKKFGQTNGNGNGEKKTTFATLPNTTTWQQQSNQQSQQVEQHSVDENGGNTIMASQLNNIRLKLEEKRRHIENEKRRMEVVMSKQRQKVGKAAFLQAVTKEISEDVRDVEHKWLEHDGNAPFIETRRTPDIENMDIEQYHQSISQMNNSLSEIQADIQRLANQQNQIQQQHLMTQHQQQMQQQLQQLQSLSQQHMQNFGMAPINPLTSKLQDTQQSQFYLHDQPQLQRRMWGQPPPTQSLANEMAAVGYQQSIDPRYGTQPTAYQQDLRLYQDTRNWGTLPPQPKGFVLHDNQEPRYLNGGDHSLCNNQMSHSGSTYPSSASIFNQTPPSSASPQHRNAVHRISQLMSESPEPKRPTVHHIPIKCESPTEKRQITALHAPVPAPPVDDMKPQNISFIGNDDELTQGIRGLNITSGSRTYRIPSPTRPSISRNSFQPHPSLREATPSPSGTPEVTPLDPTDAGEKGFYICFDNDAPKKPKPTLRVKRTSPKKERSVSSYVENEDFTMRPDSPSAIAIDRQKQLEAQRDLDREKHQIDDRDFQRQEIRDKEIQREGEREKQRERHEITGESRQSGVGLIIGNQLANPDPNSLDEMERKKERIMLLSLQRRQQQEELKERKEAEAQARREQEKLKAEERARKKEEERQRRAAILEQHKVKKAIEEAEREGKVIDKELLNAIKPTKLRNKTATRPRPKTIHVDAGTELDSGALTPSRGKKGSSSNLSTASLTSPTMRRDYYRGSQDSLTAAHFDERRSGPLYRGGSLRVSSVDSPDDGRGSSPCRSMNQLGRRGSYKTSRDVQEPQQQVRGRPKYPSYENFKGRKSNSLMNLCGSSSDQDGMMCRYTDTDSGLGRATPPRRAPSPGMGSMRHLPSPSGPGSLPPGLMTKRRVFDDGSSDISSTPSSMMDYNGPRLYKQPTTKSNRGIMLNAVEYCVFPGTVNKEAKRRVLDEIAKSESKHFLILFRDAGCQFRALYSYCPDREEVSKLYGTGPKQVIDKMFDKFFKYNSGAKCFSQVHTKHLTVTIDAFTIHNSLWQGKKVNLPNKKDMPLVI, encoded by the exons GCCAAACAACGTGCCTCCGTAAAATGGCTCTTGTCGAAGGCGTACAACAACCGAGTGCCAGAAAACCTTCGTGAGCCGTATTATGTCGATAATGAG AATCAAGAACACCTGAAGCCGCAGATCGTCCACGCACTTTCCAATGCAGAGTTGTACTGTTTGGCGCTGGCGAACATCTACTCGGATCCAAATTATCACAATCAGAATCATTGCGGCATCCTGCAGGCCCTCGCCAGAAAGGGTGTTTACCTTGCGGAGCCGAACAACACCCAACTCACCGAAACGATCCTCATTCAAAATTCGCCACTCAAGATG TCCGCTCATATGGCTGTGATAGAGGGCCTGATGGTCTTGTACGCGAAGGAAGTGGTGACCGGGGACCGAGTGGTCTCCGCGATCCGCCGTTTCGACCCCCAGGCGGAAGTGGAGGTTCCGGGGGACCACGAGAAGGGCCTCCTCCTCTGGATCAGTCACGCGTCGCACGCGCTCATCGCCAAGATCCAGACGGAGGAGGGTGCCGGTGATAAAACGCGACTGCCAGAGCTGCCGGCTGCCAAGGATTTCCAATCGTTGTGCGACGGGGTGGGCCTGGCCGCGGTCGTCGCCTTCTACTGCCCGGGCGAGCTCAACTGGATGGACATCCGGGTGTCGAAGAGACCCTCGGTCGCGGACGCGCTGCACAATTTGTCGCTGGTCCACGCCTTTTGTAACAGATGCTTACCCTATTCCATTTTTCACATGCAACCCGAGGACGTGACGTACATGAGGGG GTCTATGAAGCAAAATTTAGTCGTTTTCCTGGCGGATATGTACAACGTGTTGGAGATCCATCCTGCGAAGTGTGTACGTTATCCGGGCGAGGAGAGGGCGATGCAGTTCTTAGATG tTGCAAAAGCATCGTCATCTTCCTCCGTCAAGAAGTCTCAATCATTACAACAAACTGCCGAAAATTATTCTCACGACGACAG ACGAGCGGGGAGCGAAGAAAGTTTCGTAGTCCATCGCGGCAAAGGCATTCCTACGTTAAGCTCCGTGGCGGACGAGAAATCCGTAACTAGAGCGGACGCCGCTGGTCGGCCGAGCAACTGGGAAGAGCAGAGGAGGAGCTCGTACGCTGGCCGACGATCCAGGCGTAACAGCGTTTCGGACGACTCTCAGTTGACGATAGAGAACTTTGGCGGATCCCAG GATAATTTACACAACTTCGGTAGAAATCCAGACAAGGAGGTTGGGGCGCACATCGGTAAAAGGAGTACCACGGAACCGACATTACCGGCGAGATCGAGCGTTCAGGACGTGTACGGCAGCGGGGTGCAGCACATTTTGTCGGATAACGGATACGACAAGGAAGAGCCGCCGAGATTGAGAAGGCAAACGTCCAACTCCAGCTTGGACAACGTCGCGCTCAAGCAAATTTTACATTCCAGTGAGAACGTTAATTCGGAGGGTGACACGTCCAAATTGGCCAGCTTCGCGAATCTGAGCAGGCAAAGCTCGGAGAAAGGGATCAACTTGACGTACACGGAGCAGGATCGAGATGACAACAAATCGACTCTGTCCGGGAAGAAGTTTGGCCAGACGAACGGAAATGGGAACGGCGAGAAGAAGACTACGTTCGCCACTTTACCGAATACGACCACGTGGCAACAGCAGAGCAATCAGCAATCCCAACAGGTGGAACAACATTCTGTTG ATGAAAACGGTGGTAACACCATTATGGCCTCGCAACTGAATAACATTAGATTGAAGCTAGAGGAGAAACGTCGGCACATAGAGAACGAAAAGAGGAGGATGGAGGTTGTGATGTCGAAACAGCGTCAAAAAGTTGGCAAGGCTGCGTTCCTGCAAGCTGTCACGAAG GAAATTAGTGAAGATGTTCGAGATGTTGAACATAAATGGTTGGAACATGACGGAAATGCGCCATTTATTGAAACAAGACGTACTCCAGATATTGAGAACATGGATATTGAACAGTATCATCAGTCCATATCACA aatGAATAACAGTCTTAGTGAAATTCAAGCTGACATACAACGTTTAGCAAATCAGCAAAATCAAATACAACAACAACATCTAATGACCCAACACCAGCAACAAATGCAACAACAACTTCAGCAATTGCAAAGTCTTAGTCAGCAACATATGCAA AATTTCGGAATGGCACCTATAAATCCATTAACATCGAAATTACAAGATACTCAACAATCCCAATTCTATTTACATGATCAACCTCAATTACAAAGACGAATGTGGGGTCAACCACCTCCAACACAAAGTTTAGCAAATGAAATGGCTGCTGTGGGTTATCAACAATCAATAGATCCTCGATATGGTACTCAACCAACAG cttaCCAACAAGATTTGCGTTTATATCAAGATACACGGAATTGGGGAACACTCCCACCTCAACCGAAAGGATTTGTTTTGCATGATAATCAAGAACCAAGGTATCTTAATGGTGGAGATCATAGTCTTTGTAATAATCAAATGAGCCATTCTGGTTCTACATATCCATCATCTGCATCTATCTTCAATCAAACACCACCATCTTCTGCTAGTCCACAACATCGTAATGCT gttCATCGAATAAGTCAGTTAATGAGTGAAAGTCCCGAACCAAAAAGGCCAACTGTACATCATATACCAATTAAATGTGAAAGCCCTACCGAAAAACGACAAATTACTGCGTTACATGCACCGGTACCAGCTCCGCCTGTAGATGACATGAAACCTcagaatatatcatttattg GAAATGATGATGAGCTTACACAAGGTATAAGAGGTTTAAACATCACGTCTGGCAGCCGTACATATAGAATTCCATCACCAACTAGACCTTCAATATCACGTAATTCATTTCAACCTCATCCATCATTAAGAGAAGCTACACCATCTCCATCAGGTACACCAGAAGTAACACCTCTAGATCCAACAGATGCTGGTGAGAAaggattttatatttgtttcgacAATGACGCACCGAAAAAACCAAAACCGACTCTCAGAGTGAAAAGAACATCTCCgaaaaag gaaagaAGTGTATCATCGTATGTTGAAAATGAAGATTTTACGATGCGTCCTGATTCGCCTTCTGCTATTGCTATTGATAGACAAAAGCAACTGGAAGCTCAACGAGATTTAGATCGAGAAAAACATCAGATAGATGACAGAGATTTCCAACGACAAGAAATTAGAGATAAAGAAATTCAgagggaaggagaaagagaaaaacaaagagAACGACATGAAATCACTGGAGAAAGTCGACAATCTGGAGTCGgtttaataattggaaatcaaTTAGCAAATCCTGATCCT AATTCTCTGGATGAAatggaacgaaaaaaagaacgtaTAATGCTATTGTCATTGCAAAGAAGACAGCAGCAagaagaattgaaagaaagaaaggaagcaGAAGCTCAAGCTCGACGAGaacaagagaaattaaaagcaGAAGAAAGAGCtcgtaaaaaagaagaagaaaggcaaCGAAGAGCAGCTATTTTAGAACAACATAAAGTAAAGAAAGCAATTGAAGAGGCAGAAAGAGAA GGTAAGGTTATCGATAAGGAGCTTCTCAATGCAATAAAACCAACAAAATTGCGTAATAAGACTGCGACTCGACCACGACCCAAAACAATTCACGTGGATGCTGGTACAGAATTGGATTCTGGGGCCCTTACGCCAAGTCGTGGAAAAAAGGGttcttcttctaatttaaGCACAg CGTCGCTGACTTCCCCGACGATGAGGCGAGACTACTACCGAGGCTCGCAGGACAGTCTCACTGCTGCCCATTTCGATGAACGACGTTCCGGCCCTCTTTATCGGGGCGGCAGTCTCAGGG TATCTTCCGTAGATTCACCCGACGATGGTAGAGGTTCCTCGCCTTGTCGAAGTATGAATCAACTTGGCCGACGTGGTTCCTACAAAACATCTAGAG ATGTGCAGGAGCCTCAGCAACAGGTTAGAGGCAGGCCTAAATACCCGAGTTACGAAAACTTTAAGGGGAGAAAGTCTAATTCCTTGATGAATTTGTGTG GTTCGAGTAGTGATCAAGACGGTATGATGTGTCGATACACAGATACGGACAGCGGACTAGGCAGAGCCACACCTCCAAGGAGAGCACCAAGTCCAGGAATGGGTAGCATGAGGCATCTTCCGTCGCCATCTGGCCCTGGTTCCTTACCTCCCGGTTTGATGACCAAGAGACGAGTATTCGATGATGGTAGCAGCGACATCAGTAGCACACCAAGTTCAATGATGGACTATAATg GTCCAAGATTGTATAAGCAACCGACGACTAAGTCAAACCGTGGTATTATGTTAAATGCTGTGGAGTATTGTGTGTTTCCGGGTACGGTGAATAAAGAAGCGAAAAGAAGAGTTCTGGATGAAATTGCAAAATCAGAAAGCaaacattttcttattttatttcgagatgCTGGTTGCCAATTCCGGGCTCTCTATTCATACTGCCCAGATAGAGAAGAAGTTTCGAAGTTGTATGGTACTGGACCTAAACAAGTCATTGATAAAatgttcgataaatttttcaa atACAATTCAGGAGCAAAATGTTTCTCGCAAGTACATACAAAGCATCTGACTGTGACCATAGATGCCTTTACGATACACAACAGCCTTTGGCAAGGTAAAAAGGTGAATTTACCGAACAAGAAAGACATGCCTCTCGTCATATAG
- the LOC108002108 gene encoding patronin isoform X25, whose translation MWSAISRLFVKGKTEESALSTENHTCDGVPDTVVHVFDAMDRNAGDDRRKGPAGEQHHGGAEFEHFSDAYDSRQAKQRASVKWLLSKAYNNRVPENLREPYYVDNENQEHLKPQIVHALSNAELYCLALANIYSDPNYHNQNHCGILQALARKGVYLAEPNNTQLTETILIQNSPLKMSAHMAVIEGLMVLYAKEVVTGDRVVSAIRRFDPQAEVEVPGDHEKGLLLWISHASHALIAKIQTEEGAGDKTRLPELPAAKDFQSLCDGVGLAAVVAFYCPGELNWMDIRVSKRPSVADALHNLSLVHAFCNRCLPYSIFHMQPEDVTYMRGSMKQNLVVFLADMYNVLEIHPAKCVRYPGEERAMQFLDVAKASSSSSVKKSQSLQQTAENYSHDDRRAGSEESFVVHRGKGIPTLSSVADEKSVTRADAAGRPSNWEEQRRSSYAGRRSRRNSVSDDSQLTIENFGGSQDNLHNFGRNPDKEVGAHIGKRSTTEPTLPARSSVQDVYGSGVQHILSDNGYDKEEPPRLRRQTSNSSLDNVALKQILHSSENVNSEGDTSKLASFANLSRQSSEKGINLTYTEQDRDDNKSTLSGKKFGQTNGNGNGEKKTTFATLPNTTTWQQQSNQQSQQVEQHSVDENGGNTIMASQLNNIRLKLEEKRRHIENEKRRMEVVMSKQRQKVGKAAFLQAVTKGKVKSPSSSTSGGDSPAEIGPPTSVTSGSSGETPTSVSETTPVTQQPSQEKPQRPFSLKEISEDVRDVEHKWLEHDGNAPFIETRRTPDIENMDIEQYHQSISQMNNSLSEIQADIQRLANQQNQIQQQHLMTQHQQQMQQQLQQLQSLSQQHMQNFGMAPINPLTSKLQDTQQSQFYLHDQPQLQRRMWGQPPPTQSLANEMAAVGYQQSIDPRYGTQPTAYQQDLRLYQDTRNWGTLPPQPKGFVLHDNQEPRYLNGGDHSLCNNQMSHSGSTYPSSASIFNQTPPSSASPQHRNAVHRISQLMSESPEPKRPTVHHIPIKCESPTEKRQITALHAPVPAPPVDDMKPQNISFIGTPEVTPLDPTDAGEKGFYICFDNDAPKKPKPTLRVKRTSPKKERSVSSYVENEDFTMRPDSPSAIAIDRQKQLEAQRDLDREKHQIDDRDFQRQEIRDKEIQREGEREKQRERHEITGESRQSGVGLIIGNQLANPDPNSLDEMERKKERIMLLSLQRRQQQEELKERKEAEAQARREQEKLKAEERARKKEEERQRRAAILEQHKVKKAIEEAEREGKVIDKELLNAIKPTKLRNKTATRPRPKTIHVDAGTELDSGALTPSRGKKGSSSNLSTASLTSPTMRRDYYRGSQDSLTAAHFDERRSGPLYRGGSLRVSSVDSPDDGRGSSPCRSMNQLGRRGSYKTSRDVQEPQQQVRGRPKYPSYENFKGRKSNSLMNLCGSSSDQDGMMCRYTDTDSGLGRATPPRRAPSPGMGSMRHLPSPSGPGSLPPGLMTKRRVFDDGSSDISSTPSSMMDYNGPRLYKQPTTKSNRGIMLNAVEYCVFPGTVNKEAKRRVLDEIAKSESKHFLILFRDAGCQFRALYSYCPDREEVSKLYGTGPKQVIDKMFDKFFKYNSGAKCFSQVHTKHLTVTIDAFTIHNSLWQGKKVNLPNKKDMPLVI comes from the exons GCCAAACAACGTGCCTCCGTAAAATGGCTCTTGTCGAAGGCGTACAACAACCGAGTGCCAGAAAACCTTCGTGAGCCGTATTATGTCGATAATGAG AATCAAGAACACCTGAAGCCGCAGATCGTCCACGCACTTTCCAATGCAGAGTTGTACTGTTTGGCGCTGGCGAACATCTACTCGGATCCAAATTATCACAATCAGAATCATTGCGGCATCCTGCAGGCCCTCGCCAGAAAGGGTGTTTACCTTGCGGAGCCGAACAACACCCAACTCACCGAAACGATCCTCATTCAAAATTCGCCACTCAAGATG TCCGCTCATATGGCTGTGATAGAGGGCCTGATGGTCTTGTACGCGAAGGAAGTGGTGACCGGGGACCGAGTGGTCTCCGCGATCCGCCGTTTCGACCCCCAGGCGGAAGTGGAGGTTCCGGGGGACCACGAGAAGGGCCTCCTCCTCTGGATCAGTCACGCGTCGCACGCGCTCATCGCCAAGATCCAGACGGAGGAGGGTGCCGGTGATAAAACGCGACTGCCAGAGCTGCCGGCTGCCAAGGATTTCCAATCGTTGTGCGACGGGGTGGGCCTGGCCGCGGTCGTCGCCTTCTACTGCCCGGGCGAGCTCAACTGGATGGACATCCGGGTGTCGAAGAGACCCTCGGTCGCGGACGCGCTGCACAATTTGTCGCTGGTCCACGCCTTTTGTAACAGATGCTTACCCTATTCCATTTTTCACATGCAACCCGAGGACGTGACGTACATGAGGGG GTCTATGAAGCAAAATTTAGTCGTTTTCCTGGCGGATATGTACAACGTGTTGGAGATCCATCCTGCGAAGTGTGTACGTTATCCGGGCGAGGAGAGGGCGATGCAGTTCTTAGATG tTGCAAAAGCATCGTCATCTTCCTCCGTCAAGAAGTCTCAATCATTACAACAAACTGCCGAAAATTATTCTCACGACGACAG ACGAGCGGGGAGCGAAGAAAGTTTCGTAGTCCATCGCGGCAAAGGCATTCCTACGTTAAGCTCCGTGGCGGACGAGAAATCCGTAACTAGAGCGGACGCCGCTGGTCGGCCGAGCAACTGGGAAGAGCAGAGGAGGAGCTCGTACGCTGGCCGACGATCCAGGCGTAACAGCGTTTCGGACGACTCTCAGTTGACGATAGAGAACTTTGGCGGATCCCAG GATAATTTACACAACTTCGGTAGAAATCCAGACAAGGAGGTTGGGGCGCACATCGGTAAAAGGAGTACCACGGAACCGACATTACCGGCGAGATCGAGCGTTCAGGACGTGTACGGCAGCGGGGTGCAGCACATTTTGTCGGATAACGGATACGACAAGGAAGAGCCGCCGAGATTGAGAAGGCAAACGTCCAACTCCAGCTTGGACAACGTCGCGCTCAAGCAAATTTTACATTCCAGTGAGAACGTTAATTCGGAGGGTGACACGTCCAAATTGGCCAGCTTCGCGAATCTGAGCAGGCAAAGCTCGGAGAAAGGGATCAACTTGACGTACACGGAGCAGGATCGAGATGACAACAAATCGACTCTGTCCGGGAAGAAGTTTGGCCAGACGAACGGAAATGGGAACGGCGAGAAGAAGACTACGTTCGCCACTTTACCGAATACGACCACGTGGCAACAGCAGAGCAATCAGCAATCCCAACAGGTGGAACAACATTCTGTTG ATGAAAACGGTGGTAACACCATTATGGCCTCGCAACTGAATAACATTAGATTGAAGCTAGAGGAGAAACGTCGGCACATAGAGAACGAAAAGAGGAGGATGGAGGTTGTGATGTCGAAACAGCGTCAAAAAGTTGGCAAGGCTGCGTTCCTGCAAGCTGTCACGAAG GGTAAGGTTAAATCTCCCTCTTCATCAACGTCTGGGGGGGACAGTCCGGCTGAAATTGGTCCCCCCACTTCTGTAACCTCCGGATCTTCGGGGGAGACCCCGACAAGTGTTTCCGAGACGACCCCTGTAACCCAACAACCCTCTCAAGAAAAACCACAGAGACCCTTCTCGCTCAAG GAAATTAGTGAAGATGTTCGAGATGTTGAACATAAATGGTTGGAACATGACGGAAATGCGCCATTTATTGAAACAAGACGTACTCCAGATATTGAGAACATGGATATTGAACAGTATCATCAGTCCATATCACA aatGAATAACAGTCTTAGTGAAATTCAAGCTGACATACAACGTTTAGCAAATCAGCAAAATCAAATACAACAACAACATCTAATGACCCAACACCAGCAACAAATGCAACAACAACTTCAGCAATTGCAAAGTCTTAGTCAGCAACATATGCAA AATTTCGGAATGGCACCTATAAATCCATTAACATCGAAATTACAAGATACTCAACAATCCCAATTCTATTTACATGATCAACCTCAATTACAAAGACGAATGTGGGGTCAACCACCTCCAACACAAAGTTTAGCAAATGAAATGGCTGCTGTGGGTTATCAACAATCAATAGATCCTCGATATGGTACTCAACCAACAG cttaCCAACAAGATTTGCGTTTATATCAAGATACACGGAATTGGGGAACACTCCCACCTCAACCGAAAGGATTTGTTTTGCATGATAATCAAGAACCAAGGTATCTTAATGGTGGAGATCATAGTCTTTGTAATAATCAAATGAGCCATTCTGGTTCTACATATCCATCATCTGCATCTATCTTCAATCAAACACCACCATCTTCTGCTAGTCCACAACATCGTAATGCT gttCATCGAATAAGTCAGTTAATGAGTGAAAGTCCCGAACCAAAAAGGCCAACTGTACATCATATACCAATTAAATGTGAAAGCCCTACCGAAAAACGACAAATTACTGCGTTACATGCACCGGTACCAGCTCCGCCTGTAGATGACATGAAACCTcagaatatatcatttattg GTACACCAGAAGTAACACCTCTAGATCCAACAGATGCTGGTGAGAAaggattttatatttgtttcgacAATGACGCACCGAAAAAACCAAAACCGACTCTCAGAGTGAAAAGAACATCTCCgaaaaag gaaagaAGTGTATCATCGTATGTTGAAAATGAAGATTTTACGATGCGTCCTGATTCGCCTTCTGCTATTGCTATTGATAGACAAAAGCAACTGGAAGCTCAACGAGATTTAGATCGAGAAAAACATCAGATAGATGACAGAGATTTCCAACGACAAGAAATTAGAGATAAAGAAATTCAgagggaaggagaaagagaaaaacaaagagAACGACATGAAATCACTGGAGAAAGTCGACAATCTGGAGTCGgtttaataattggaaatcaaTTAGCAAATCCTGATCCT AATTCTCTGGATGAAatggaacgaaaaaaagaacgtaTAATGCTATTGTCATTGCAAAGAAGACAGCAGCAagaagaattgaaagaaagaaaggaagcaGAAGCTCAAGCTCGACGAGaacaagagaaattaaaagcaGAAGAAAGAGCtcgtaaaaaagaagaagaaaggcaaCGAAGAGCAGCTATTTTAGAACAACATAAAGTAAAGAAAGCAATTGAAGAGGCAGAAAGAGAA GGTAAGGTTATCGATAAGGAGCTTCTCAATGCAATAAAACCAACAAAATTGCGTAATAAGACTGCGACTCGACCACGACCCAAAACAATTCACGTGGATGCTGGTACAGAATTGGATTCTGGGGCCCTTACGCCAAGTCGTGGAAAAAAGGGttcttcttctaatttaaGCACAg CGTCGCTGACTTCCCCGACGATGAGGCGAGACTACTACCGAGGCTCGCAGGACAGTCTCACTGCTGCCCATTTCGATGAACGACGTTCCGGCCCTCTTTATCGGGGCGGCAGTCTCAGGG TATCTTCCGTAGATTCACCCGACGATGGTAGAGGTTCCTCGCCTTGTCGAAGTATGAATCAACTTGGCCGACGTGGTTCCTACAAAACATCTAGAG ATGTGCAGGAGCCTCAGCAACAGGTTAGAGGCAGGCCTAAATACCCGAGTTACGAAAACTTTAAGGGGAGAAAGTCTAATTCCTTGATGAATTTGTGTG GTTCGAGTAGTGATCAAGACGGTATGATGTGTCGATACACAGATACGGACAGCGGACTAGGCAGAGCCACACCTCCAAGGAGAGCACCAAGTCCAGGAATGGGTAGCATGAGGCATCTTCCGTCGCCATCTGGCCCTGGTTCCTTACCTCCCGGTTTGATGACCAAGAGACGAGTATTCGATGATGGTAGCAGCGACATCAGTAGCACACCAAGTTCAATGATGGACTATAATg GTCCAAGATTGTATAAGCAACCGACGACTAAGTCAAACCGTGGTATTATGTTAAATGCTGTGGAGTATTGTGTGTTTCCGGGTACGGTGAATAAAGAAGCGAAAAGAAGAGTTCTGGATGAAATTGCAAAATCAGAAAGCaaacattttcttattttatttcgagatgCTGGTTGCCAATTCCGGGCTCTCTATTCATACTGCCCAGATAGAGAAGAAGTTTCGAAGTTGTATGGTACTGGACCTAAACAAGTCATTGATAAAatgttcgataaatttttcaa atACAATTCAGGAGCAAAATGTTTCTCGCAAGTACATACAAAGCATCTGACTGTGACCATAGATGCCTTTACGATACACAACAGCCTTTGGCAAGGTAAAAAGGTGAATTTACCGAACAAGAAAGACATGCCTCTCGTCATATAG